The Ralstonia sp. RRA DNA segment GGGGTCACAATTGTTCGTGTTTTTTGAACAAAGAGTTTAAGAGAACTGCTTTTTTACCGCTCAAGCAACGACTAAGCTTATGCCATCGCGTTACTGCACTGCAGCGAATCTGCCCTGTAGCAATGCTCACCCCCCTGTTGTGGAGTCCATCATGAAGACCAAGAACCTGCTTATCGCCTCGCTGATCGCCATTGCTGCTGTGCCCGCTTTCGCAGCCGGCGTGCAGAGCAAAGACCCGTACACCAATGGCCAGGCCGTCACCAAGGGCGACCCGTACACCGATGGTGCTCGCAAGGCTGATGCGTACACCGATGGCGCACTGCGCAAGGCCGATCCTTACACCGATGGCCAGCTGCGCAAGGCTGATCCGTACACGGACGGCGCTCTGGTTGGCAAGGCTGACGCATTCACCGACGGCCAGTAAGCGCGTCTGCATCACCCCTGATTCATCTCCCTCCCCGATGCCGGGCGCCCAAGCGGCGCCGGTGCCGGTTTGATGAGGCGGCCCTTTCCGGCCGCCTTATTTTTTTGCATGCGCGTGGCGTCATCTTTGATATGACGCGCAGACACACCAAGGCGTGTCTGCCGCACGGCCCCGTTTCACGCGGTCACACCCGGTATCACCGGGCTTTCCCCCCTCAAGCCGCGCCCGCTGCGTCCGATATGATGAATGGCAACCATTGGCACAGCAGCGCCCCCTTGCGCCCGCTGCATAGGACGTGCCCTGCCAAGGCATCCGATTGTCTAGACACCAACATGCGCAAGCGCATCGCCATCGAACACCTGCGGGTGGGAATGTATCTGGAGGAATTTGTCGGCTCGTGGCTGGACCACCCGTTCTGGCGGGCCCGCTTTCGCGTTGAAGATTCCGCCCAGCTGCAACGCCTGCGTGCCAGCGGCATCCGAGAGGTCTGGATCGATACCGCACGCGGCACCGACGTGGCCGCAGCCAATGCTGCGCCACCCGCCCCCCCGAGCCCGCCGTCAGCACAGCCTGACGCCGGCATCACACCGCGCCCAATCACGTACGCCGAAGAAATGCGCCGTGCCGGGCACCTGATCAGCAAGGCAGAAGTTGCCGTCAAGGCTATGTTTGCGGACGCGCGCATGGGCCGCACCATCGAGGCGCGTGACGCGCTGCCGCTGGTCGAGGCGATCTCCGGCTCGGTCGACCGCCACCCGAGCGCCTTGATCAGCCTCGCGCGCCTGAAGACGAAAGACCGCTACACCTTCCTGCATTCCGTGGCGGTGTGTGCGCTGATGGTGTCGCTCGGCCGCCAGCTCGGCCTGTCCGACGATGAAGTCCGCGACGCGGGCCTGGCTGGCCTGCTGCACGACATCGGCAAGATCGCTATTCCGCCCGAGGTACTGAACAAGCCGGGTGCGCTCACCGCCGATGAATTCCGCACCGTGGTCGTTCACCCGCAGGCCGGGTACGACATCCTGGTGGGCGACACCCAGATGCGCGACATCGCGCTCGACGTCTGCCTGCACCACCACGAGCGCATGGATGGCACCGGCTATCCGCACAAGCTGGCCGGCGAGGGCATCTCGCTGTTTTCGCGCATGGGCGCCATCTGCGACGTGTACGACGCAGTGACCTCCGACCGCCCCTACAAAAAAGCGTGGGAAGCCGCCTACGCGATCCAGCGCATGGTCGAATGGCGCGGCAACCATTTCGACCCGATGGTGTTCAACGCCTTCGTCAAGAGCGTGGGCATCTATCCGGTGGGCTCGCTGGTGCGGTTGCGCTCGGGGCGGCTGGCCGTGGTCATGCAACACACGCCGGGCGCGTTACTCACGCCCACGGTCAAGGTATTCTTCTCCATATCGTCGGGCACGCGGATTGCGCCCGAGCTCATCGACCTGGCGCACACCGGCGACCAGATCGTTTCACGAGAAGAACCCAGCGACTGGGGCCTGACCGACCTCAACCAACTTTGGATACACGGCGACTGATCTGTAGCCCCCTCCTCCGGCGTTGCCTCGTATGGCTCATGCTGGGCTGGCTGACGTGCAGCGTGCCCGCCGCGATGGCAGCAGACTCACCGCTGCGCATCGGCTCCAAGCGCTTCACCGAGTCGTACGTGCTGGGCGAAATCCTCACGCAGACCGCCGCCCAGAGCGGCCCAGCCGAACACGTACCGGGCCTGGGTAACACCGCCATCGTCTTTGCCGCGCTCCAGAACGGCAGCATTGACGCCTACCCCGACTACCTCGGCACCATCGCCGCCGAAATCCTCCACCTGCCGCAGGCACAGGCGGCCAATCCTGATCAGGCCGCACTGCTGGCCGACGTAAACCGCGCACTTGGCCCCATGGGCCTGGCTGCGGGCGTGCCGCTCGGCTTTGAAGACACCTACGCGCTCGCCATGCGCGAGGCCGACGCCGAACGCGAGCACATCCGCACCCTCGCCGATCTGGCGATGCACCCGGCGCTGCGCCTCGGCCTGTCGCACGAATTTCTCGGCCGCGCCGACGGCTGGCCGGCCATCGCCGCACGCTACGCGCTGCCGCAGCATCCAACCGGTCTCGACCATGGCGTTGCCTACGACGCGCTGCGTGCCAGGCAGGTCGACGTGATCGACATCTACTCCACCGATGCCAAGATCCGCCGCGAGCATCTGCGTGTGCTCGACGACACCGCGCACGTCTTCCCGCGCTACGACGCGGTGTTGCTCTACCGCGCCGA contains these protein-coding regions:
- a CDS encoding HD-GYP domain-containing protein; translation: MRKRIAIEHLRVGMYLEEFVGSWLDHPFWRARFRVEDSAQLQRLRASGIREVWIDTARGTDVAAANAAPPAPPSPPSAQPDAGITPRPITYAEEMRRAGHLISKAEVAVKAMFADARMGRTIEARDALPLVEAISGSVDRHPSALISLARLKTKDRYTFLHSVAVCALMVSLGRQLGLSDDEVRDAGLAGLLHDIGKIAIPPEVLNKPGALTADEFRTVVVHPQAGYDILVGDTQMRDIALDVCLHHHERMDGTGYPHKLAGEGISLFSRMGAICDVYDAVTSDRPYKKAWEAAYAIQRMVEWRGNHFDPMVFNAFVKSVGIYPVGSLVRLRSGRLAVVMQHTPGALLTPTVKVFFSISSGTRIAPELIDLAHTGDQIVSREEPSDWGLTDLNQLWIHGD